A genome region from Methylorubrum populi includes the following:
- a CDS encoding HPr kinase/phosphatase C-terminal domain-containing protein: MSGAGTPDGGAPRETVHASCVLLGEAGVLIRGASGSGKSALCLALLDRFFLEGRHARLVGDDRIRLEAHHGRLVARPHPVLAGLIEVRGLGIRRLATHASAAVLRLVVDLIAEAERLPAEADATARLLGVALPRLALEPHHPREYLIREALRSGVAMRTHPAALVPGGARDV; encoded by the coding sequence ATGAGCGGGGCCGGGACGCCCGACGGCGGAGCGCCGCGGGAGACGGTCCATGCGAGCTGCGTCCTCCTCGGCGAGGCCGGCGTGCTGATTCGGGGGGCGTCCGGTTCGGGCAAGTCGGCCCTGTGCCTCGCGCTCCTCGACCGGTTCTTCCTGGAGGGCCGCCACGCCCGCCTCGTCGGCGACGACCGGATTCGGCTGGAGGCGCATCACGGCCGCCTCGTCGCCCGGCCCCATCCCGTTCTCGCCGGACTGATCGAGGTCCGGGGCCTCGGCATCCGTCGTCTCGCCACGCACGCATCGGCCGCGGTCCTGCGGCTCGTGGTCGATCTGATCGCGGAAGCCGAGCGCCTGCCGGCCGAGGCGGACGCGACCGCGCGGCTCCTCGGCGTGGCGCTGCCGCGGCTCGCCCTTGAACCGCACCATCCGCGCGAATACCTGATTCGCGAGGCGCTCCGATCCGGCGTGGCAATGCGGACGCACCCGGCCGCTCTCGTGCCCGGCGGCGCCCGCGACGTGTAG
- a CDS encoding PTS sugar transporter subunit IIA → MIGMVLVTHGLLATEFKAALEHVVGPQKQIETITIGPEDDMELRRGDIMSAVCRVDSGNGVVVLTDMFGGTPSNLALSCMNGGQVEVVAGINLPMLIKLASVREAESLGDAVLHAQEAGRKYINVASRVLAGK, encoded by the coding sequence ATGATTGGAATGGTGCTCGTCACCCACGGCCTGTTGGCGACCGAATTCAAGGCCGCCCTGGAGCACGTCGTCGGCCCCCAGAAGCAGATCGAGACCATCACGATCGGGCCTGAGGACGACATGGAGCTGCGCCGCGGGGACATCATGTCGGCCGTCTGCCGGGTCGACTCCGGCAACGGCGTCGTGGTTCTGACCGACATGTTCGGCGGTACGCCCTCGAACCTCGCGCTGTCGTGCATGAACGGCGGCCAGGTCGAGGTGGTCGCCGGCATCAATCTGCCGATGCTGATCAAGCTCGCCAGCGTGCGCGAGGCCGAGAGTCTCGGCGACGCCGTGCTCCATGCGCAGGAAGCGGGCCGCAAGTACATCAACGTCGCCTCGCGGGTTCTTGCGGGCAAGTAG
- a CDS encoding GIY-YIG nuclease family protein: MRQPVVYIMASARNGTLYTGVTSNLSRRAYEHREGLMAGFTTRYGCKLLVWYEPHETMVEAISREKQIKAGSRSRKLALIEMLNPGWRDLYPDLA, encoded by the coding sequence ATGCGGCAGCCCGTCGTCTACATCATGGCGAGTGCACGCAATGGGACGCTCTATACGGGTGTTACCTCGAACCTTTCGCGACGTGCCTATGAACATCGCGAGGGGCTGATGGCTGGCTTCACGACCCGCTACGGCTGCAAGCTTCTGGTCTGGTACGAGCCGCACGAGACGATGGTCGAGGCCATTTCACGCGAAAAGCAGATCAAGGCTGGGTCGAGAAGCAGGAAGCTGGCCCTGATCGAGATGCTGAACCCCGGTTGGCGCGACCTCTACCCCGATCTCGCCTGA
- a CDS encoding stimulus-sensing domain-containing protein: MLAPLFRQSESDGARRGFLARLTHSLTRPPLTWPRDLWNAVGQRASSSLTRRIVVLNLVGLIVLLFGFLYLNQFRQGLIQARVQSLLIQGDIIAGAIAAQASVETDTIRVDPDRLLQQQAGEGRDVDDDPASLAFSLNPEKVAPLLRRLVTPTGNRARVYDREGSLLFDTRSLYARGDITRGDTVARPPKPNVLERIWDFFGTRILGLVVSERSPQEEAGPQDGRAFREVQAALNGSRGTISRRNERGETIVSVAVPIQRSGSVRGVLMVSTQGGEIDRVIASERFGLLQVFLVAAAVMLVLSILLAGAIAGPVRRLADAAERVRRGIKSRQEIPDFTGRTDEIGHLSGALRDMTQALYRRLDAIESFAADVSHELKNPLTSLRSAVETLPLAKTDESRSRLMQIIQHDVKRLDRLISDISDASRLDAELARAEARRVDLGKLLTTVTSVANERRRGNAALIRFDVERPGGEVEDPFRIIGHDSRLGQVVNNLLDNARSFSPPGAKVRVALRRLKGEVEFVVEDEGPGIPEHALERIFERFYTDRPEQGFGQNSGLGLSISRQIIQAHRGTIRAENRPGPADEEGHPTVRGARFVVRLPTAPRADRYGDDDLAA; this comes from the coding sequence ATGCTCGCCCCCCTGTTCCGCCAGTCCGAGTCCGATGGGGCTCGCCGCGGCTTCCTCGCGCGCCTGACCCATTCCCTCACCCGCCCGCCGCTGACCTGGCCGCGCGACCTGTGGAACGCGGTGGGCCAGCGCGCCTCGTCGAGCCTGACGCGCCGCATCGTGGTGCTCAACCTCGTCGGGCTGATCGTCCTGCTGTTCGGCTTCCTCTACCTGAACCAGTTCCGCCAGGGGCTGATCCAGGCCCGCGTCCAGAGCCTGCTGATCCAGGGCGACATCATCGCCGGCGCCATCGCCGCCCAGGCCTCCGTCGAGACCGACACGATCCGGGTCGATCCCGACCGGCTGCTGCAGCAGCAGGCCGGCGAGGGCCGGGACGTCGACGACGATCCCGCCTCGCTCGCCTTCTCGCTCAACCCCGAGAAGGTCGCGCCCCTGCTGCGCCGCCTCGTGACGCCGACGGGCAACCGCGCCCGGGTCTACGACCGCGAGGGGAGCCTGCTGTTCGACACCCGCTCGCTCTACGCCCGCGGCGACATCACCCGCGGCGACACCGTGGCCCGGCCGCCCAAGCCCAACGTGCTGGAGCGGATCTGGGACTTCTTCGGCACCCGCATCCTCGGCCTCGTCGTCAGCGAGCGCTCGCCCCAGGAAGAGGCCGGTCCCCAGGACGGGCGTGCCTTCCGCGAGGTCCAGGCGGCGCTGAACGGCTCGCGCGGGACGATCTCCCGGCGCAACGAGCGCGGCGAGACCATCGTCTCCGTGGCGGTGCCGATCCAGCGCTCGGGCTCGGTGCGCGGCGTGCTGATGGTCTCGACGCAAGGGGGCGAGATCGACCGGGTGATCGCCTCCGAGCGCTTCGGCCTGCTCCAGGTGTTCCTCGTCGCGGCCGCCGTGATGCTGGTTCTGTCGATCCTGCTCGCCGGCGCCATCGCCGGACCGGTGCGGCGCCTGGCCGACGCCGCCGAGCGGGTGCGCCGGGGCATCAAGTCGCGCCAGGAAATTCCCGACTTCACGGGCCGCACCGACGAGATCGGCCACCTCTCCGGCGCCTTGCGCGACATGACCCAGGCGCTCTACCGGCGGCTCGACGCCATCGAGAGCTTTGCCGCGGATGTCAGCCACGAGCTGAAGAACCCGCTCACATCCCTGCGCAGCGCGGTCGAGACCCTGCCGCTCGCCAAGACCGACGAATCGCGCAGCCGGCTGATGCAGATCATCCAGCACGACGTGAAGCGCCTCGACCGGCTGATCTCCGACATCTCCGATGCTTCGCGCCTCGACGCCGAGCTCGCCCGCGCGGAGGCGCGCCGCGTCGATCTCGGCAAGCTGCTCACCACCGTGACCTCGGTCGCCAACGAGCGGCGGCGCGGGAACGCGGCGCTGATCCGGTTCGACGTCGAGCGGCCCGGCGGCGAGGTCGAGGATCCGTTCCGCATCATCGGCCACGACAGCCGGCTGGGACAGGTCGTCAACAACCTGCTCGACAACGCCCGCTCGTTCTCGCCGCCGGGCGCCAAGGTGCGGGTGGCGCTGCGCCGCCTCAAGGGCGAGGTCGAGTTCGTGGTCGAGGACGAGGGACCGGGCATCCCCGAGCACGCCCTGGAGCGGATCTTCGAGCGCTTCTACACCGACCGGCCGGAGCAGGGCTTCGGGCAGAACTCCGGCCTCGGCCTGTCGATCTCGCGGCAGATCATCCAGGCCCATCGCGGCACGATCCGTGCCGAGAACCGGCCCGGCCCGGCCGACGAGGAGGGGCACCCGACGGTACGCGGCGCCCGCTTCGTCGTGCGCCTGCCGACCGCGCCGCGTGCCGACCGCTATGGCGACGACGACCTCGCCGCATGA
- a CDS encoding HPr family phosphocarrier protein, whose protein sequence is MSESVDGEVEPQPEIPEGGHVRILPIVNRRGLHARASAKFVQTVERFGAAVTVTRGGETVGGRSIMGLLTLGAAKGTTIAVVAVGEDAGAALDAIEALLADRFGEDE, encoded by the coding sequence ATGAGCGAGAGCGTGGACGGCGAGGTCGAGCCGCAACCCGAGATTCCCGAGGGCGGCCACGTCCGGATCCTGCCGATCGTCAACCGCCGCGGCCTGCATGCCCGCGCCTCGGCGAAGTTCGTGCAGACGGTGGAGCGCTTCGGCGCTGCCGTCACGGTGACCCGCGGCGGCGAGACGGTGGGCGGCCGCTCGATCATGGGCCTGCTGACCCTGGGGGCGGCCAAGGGGACCACCATCGCCGTGGTCGCCGTCGGCGAGGATGCCGGGGCCGCCCTCGACGCGATCGAGGCGCTGCTGGCCGACAGGTTCGGCGAGGACGAGTAG
- a CDS encoding response regulator transcription factor: MPTIALVDDDRNILTSVSIALETEGYRIQTYTDGASALDGLRHSPPDLAIFDIKMPRMDGMELLRRLRQKSDLPVIFLTSKDEEIDELFGLKMGADDFIHKPFSQRLLVERVKAVLRRFAPKDATPGGAAREADAAARSLERGQLMMDPERHTCTWKGEPVTLTVTEFLILQALAQRPGVVKSRNALMDAAYDDQVYVDDRTIDSHIKRLRKKFKVTDQSFDMIETLYGVGYRFKEG, from the coding sequence ATGCCCACCATCGCCCTCGTCGACGACGACCGCAACATCCTGACCTCCGTCTCGATCGCGCTGGAGACCGAGGGCTACCGGATCCAGACCTACACCGACGGCGCCTCGGCGCTCGACGGCCTGCGTCACTCCCCGCCGGACCTGGCCATCTTCGACATCAAGATGCCGCGCATGGACGGGATGGAGCTTCTCAGGCGCCTGCGGCAGAAATCGGACCTGCCCGTGATCTTCCTCACCTCGAAGGACGAGGAGATCGACGAGTTGTTCGGCCTGAAGATGGGCGCGGACGACTTCATCCACAAGCCGTTCTCGCAGCGCCTGCTGGTGGAGCGGGTCAAGGCGGTGCTGCGCCGCTTCGCCCCGAAGGACGCCACGCCCGGCGGGGCCGCCCGCGAGGCCGACGCCGCCGCCCGCTCGCTGGAGCGCGGCCAACTGATGATGGACCCCGAGCGCCACACCTGCACCTGGAAGGGCGAGCCGGTGACGCTCACCGTCACCGAGTTCCTGATCCTGCAGGCGCTCGCGCAGCGCCCGGGCGTCGTGAAGAGCCGCAACGCCCTGATGGACGCGGCCTACGACGATCAGGTCTACGTCGACGACCGCACCATCGACAGCCACATCAAGCGCCTGCGCAAGAAGTTCAAGGTGACCGACCAGAGCTTCGACATGATCGAGACGCTCTACGGCGTCGGCTACCGCTTCAAGGAGGGTTGA
- a CDS encoding GTP-binding protein, which produces MPHSEKPGRPEPIPLTVLTGFLGAGKTTLLNRLLTDPALADTVVIVNEFGEVGLDHLLIETVDEGMILLGAGCLCCTVRGDLIATLEDLLRRRDNGRIDPFRRVVIETTGLADPAPILHALIYHPYLAIRFRLQGVVTVVDAVNGAGTLDAHGEALRQAAVADHLVLTKADLPGAEPEGLRNRLSTLNPGAAIHGSDVPATCLLGGLFGLDGKGEDVRAWLGAEDHGHGHEHGHHHHDVNRHDAAIRAFHLTSDAPVPRPAFEMFLDLLRSAHGPKLLRLKGLVALADDPGYPVVVHGVQHVVHAPVTLPAWPDADRRSRLVLIVRDLDPAFVRRIWDAFLGKAAPDTPDRAALTENPLAIPGG; this is translated from the coding sequence ATGCCCCACTCCGAAAAACCCGGTCGCCCCGAGCCGATCCCGCTCACCGTGCTCACGGGCTTCCTCGGTGCGGGCAAGACCACGCTGCTCAACCGCCTGCTCACCGATCCGGCGCTCGCCGACACGGTGGTGATCGTCAACGAGTTCGGCGAGGTCGGGCTCGACCACCTGCTGATCGAGACGGTCGACGAGGGGATGATCCTGCTCGGGGCCGGCTGCCTGTGCTGCACCGTGCGCGGCGACCTGATCGCGACGCTCGAAGACCTCCTGCGGCGCCGCGACAACGGCCGCATCGACCCGTTCCGCCGGGTCGTGATCGAGACCACGGGACTGGCCGACCCCGCCCCGATCCTGCACGCGCTGATCTACCACCCCTATCTCGCGATCCGCTTCCGGCTCCAGGGCGTCGTGACCGTGGTCGATGCGGTCAACGGCGCCGGCACCCTCGATGCCCACGGCGAGGCCCTGCGGCAGGCGGCGGTGGCCGACCACCTCGTGCTGACCAAGGCCGACCTGCCCGGCGCCGAGCCCGAAGGGCTTCGAAACCGGCTCTCCACCCTCAATCCGGGCGCGGCGATCCACGGCTCCGACGTGCCGGCGACGTGTCTGCTCGGGGGCCTGTTCGGCCTCGACGGCAAGGGTGAGGACGTGCGCGCCTGGCTCGGTGCCGAGGATCACGGCCACGGGCACGAGCACGGCCACCATCATCACGACGTCAACCGCCACGATGCGGCGATCCGCGCCTTCCATCTGACCAGCGACGCGCCGGTGCCGCGGCCGGCCTTCGAGATGTTTCTGGATCTCCTGCGCTCGGCCCACGGGCCGAAGCTCCTGCGGCTCAAGGGGCTGGTGGCGCTCGCCGACGACCCCGGGTATCCGGTGGTGGTCCACGGGGTGCAGCACGTCGTCCACGCGCCGGTGACGCTGCCCGCATGGCCCGACGCCGACCGCCGCTCGCGGCTGGTGCTGATCGTGCGCGACCTCGACCCGGCCTTCGTCCGCCGGATCTGGGACGCCTTCCTGGGCAAGGCCGCCCCGGACACGCCGGACCGGGCGGCGCTCACGGAGAATCCGCTGGCGATCCCAGGGGGGTAG
- a CDS encoding DUF2470 domain-containing protein: MVNDAMPPAGERRGPAEPLPAAQAPFDATGLARHLLRSVRSGALATIDAADGTPFASLVTLATDSDGTPLMLLSRLSAHTRNLDRDPRASLLFSVGGKGDPLAHPRLTVTGRAARCDEPRVRERFLARHPKAKLYADFPDFGFFALAPTAGHLNGGFAKAATLTGAELLLDMAGAEAVVAGERGAVAHMNADHADALALYAAAVGEAGTGWRLTGLDPEGLDLMAAERTVRVTYPEPVRDMEALRKTLVAMAAAARAGSGTDAPLPHPEA; this comes from the coding sequence ATGGTCAACGACGCGATGCCGCCCGCAGGGGAACGGCGCGGGCCGGCCGAGCCGCTGCCCGCGGCGCAGGCGCCCTTCGACGCGACCGGCCTCGCCCGCCACCTCCTGCGCAGCGTGCGCTCGGGCGCGCTCGCCACGATCGACGCGGCCGACGGCACGCCCTTCGCCTCCCTGGTCACCCTCGCCACCGACAGCGACGGCACGCCCCTGATGCTGCTGTCGCGGCTCTCGGCGCATACGCGCAACCTCGATCGCGATCCCCGCGCCTCGCTGCTGTTCTCGGTCGGCGGCAAGGGCGATCCCCTCGCCCATCCCCGCCTGACCGTGACCGGCCGCGCCGCGCGCTGCGACGAGCCTCGGGTCCGCGAGCGCTTCCTAGCGCGTCACCCGAAGGCCAAGCTCTACGCGGACTTTCCCGATTTCGGCTTCTTCGCCCTCGCCCCCACGGCGGGCCATCTCAACGGCGGCTTCGCCAAGGCGGCGACGCTGACGGGCGCGGAACTGCTCCTCGACATGGCCGGCGCCGAGGCGGTCGTCGCGGGCGAGCGCGGCGCCGTCGCGCACATGAACGCCGACCATGCCGACGCGCTCGCCCTCTACGCCGCCGCTGTCGGCGAGGCGGGCACGGGCTGGCGGCTCACCGGGCTCGACCCGGAGGGGCTCGACCTGATGGCTGCCGAGCGCACGGTGCGGGTCACCTACCCGGAGCCGGTGCGCGACATGGAGGCCCTGCGCAAGACCCTGGTGGCGATGGCCGCCGCGGCACGGGCCGGCTCCGGCACGGACGCCCCTCTTCCCCACCCGGAGGCTTGA